From the genome of Miscanthus floridulus cultivar M001 chromosome 10, ASM1932011v1, whole genome shotgun sequence, one region includes:
- the LOC136487945 gene encoding LOW QUALITY PROTEIN: pentatricopeptide repeat-containing protein At2g38420, mitochondrial-like (The sequence of the model RefSeq protein was modified relative to this genomic sequence to represent the inferred CDS: deleted 1 base in 1 codon): MAGSRHSEPRSDATGHQHRLLSTLARHGRFAAAATLFCTAHRTTGALNALLAALCCSSSRSPTLLRAAPAVLLRAAPHAAPDAATFRILTSALCRAGQPSAAADLLRCMPPLLLDPDPRHCRAVLASLCRRRGAPARDTLAFLDDMRRWGVPPARPDHRAVVGALLRDGMAAEAYEVVARRMDGDGVAPGLPEFERLLRAFRDRGRLDSVEEAFDEMLLRGIVPCARVYGVYLGALCDGGHLVAARRMLGCMERAGCPPDARTFGVVAAGCVAAGDVDAAREVAREAVGRGLRWDSPALSELVAALRARRLSRAGASAAAGHPAGRLLRCPG, translated from the exons ATGGCCGGGAGCCGCCACTCCGAACCCCGGTCTGACGCCACGGGCCACCAGCACCGCCTGCTGTCCACCCTGGCGCGCCACGGCCGCTTCGCCGCCGCCGCGACCCTCTTCTGCACGGCCCACCGCACGACGGGCGCCCTCAACGCCCTCCTAGCCGCgctctgctgctcctcctcccggTCCCCGACGCTCCTTCGCGCCGCCCCGGCCGTGCTCCTCCGGGCCGCGCCGCACGCGGCCCCCGACGCCGCCACGTTCCGCATCCTCACCTCCGCGCTCTGCCGCGCCGGCCAGCCCTCCGCCGCCGCGGACCTCCTCCGCTGCATGCCGCCGCTCCTCCTCGACCCGGACCCGCGCCACTGCCGCGCGGTCCTCGCCTCCCTCTGCCGCCGCCGGGGCGCCCCGGCCCGGGACACGCTCGCGTTCCTCGACGACATGCGCCGGTGGGGCGTCCCGCCGGCCCGGCCCGACCACCGCGCCGTCGTCGGCGCGCTCCTGCGCGATGGGATGGCCGCCGAGGCGTACGAGGTCGTGGCTAGGCGGATGGACGGCGACGGCGTCGCCCCGGGCCTCCCGGAGTTCGAGCGGCTGCTCCGCGCCTTCCGCGACCGCGGACGGCTCGAC TCCGTCGAGGAGGCGTTCGACGAAATGCTCCTGCGGGGGATCGTACCCTGCGCACGTGTCTACGGCGTCTATCTCGGCGCGCTCTGCGACGGGGGCCACCTGGTCGCCGCGCGCCGCATGCTGGGGTGCATGGAGCGCGCCGGGTGTCCGCCGGACGCCCGGACGTTCGGCGTCGTCGCCGCCGGTTGCGTGGCCGCTGGGGACGTTGACGCCGCGAGGGAGGTGGCGAGGGAGGCCGTCGGGCGGGGCCTGCGCTGGGACTCGCCCGCGCTGTCGGAGCTGGTCGCCGCGCTGCGTGCCCGGCGGCTGTCTCGCGCCGGCGCGTCCGCTGCTGCTGGACATCCTGCGGGACGGCTGCTGCGCTGCCCCGGTTGA